Within Gemmatimonadota bacterium, the genomic segment GCACATTTTCGCGGTCGGTGTAGAGGGCGCGTCCGAGAAATTTGGTGGCCAATGCCGGGTCGCCAATTGAGGCGAGTTTGTAAGCTGCTCCAATTCGGACGGGTTCAGCTTCGTCGTATTTGGCGTGGAGTTGTTCGAATAGGGCTTTGGCTGCGCGCTCTTTTTCTGTTTGCGAGGCAGATTTTGATTCGGGACGCGGTGGCGGTGCCTGGCCGGTTTTGATCCAGTGATGATGATAGCGCCACACTTCGGTGGCATCGTCTGGTGCCTCGGAGAGGTTGACGCTGGTGATGGGGTCGATGCCGAGGTCGTTCATTGGTACAGCGGTTGTTAAACCGTTGGGGGATGGATCGGTAGTGCGATAGAGCCAGAAGCGCCACATAAAGCGCGGGTTGTCTTCCCAGGTGCGCCAGTCATCGCGCCGGTGGTTGCCTCTGTGGAAGGTGTTGTGCGAGTAGATGACCACGCTGCCTGCGCGGAGTGGGCCTGCTTCAAAGGGGAGTACGAGAGGCCATTGTGTGTCGGTGACGGCATCGCGCATGCGAATGTCGTGGGCGGTACGCTGGTTGACGATGTCTTCTATATCGTATTTGGATTGGGGACCGCTGACGTGTTCGCTTTGCATGTCGAAGAAGTAGGCAAAATCGAGGTGGTCTGCGCCCGCAAAGTTGTCGTGGTTTTCTTCGTGGTTAAAGGTCCAATATTGTGAGTAGGGGATGGTTGCTGTGGGCCCCATTTCTGCTTTGACGTCTTGAGGATAATACAGCATTTCCAGTTGGACGGCCTGATGATGGCGTTGTTTTCGACTGTTGTAGGGACCGTTGTCGTCTTTGTGCCAGTGTTGATCTCTGGGTCCGCTGGTAAAGACTGCGTTGTGGGTAAAGGGGACGATGGCCCAATTTTTACCTGCGAGTTGGTCACAGGCTGAGACGAGGCCGGGTGCGTTGAGGACTTCGAGTACGTCGGGGATGATGCCCGTTGTGACGCGTTTTTTTTCGCTTAAAGCCTTTTTTTCGTGATCGTAAACGCGTTTGTGGATTTCGGCAGGGATGCCCAGGTCTTCGGGAGCGAGTATGACTATGCCCCGGCTTGCAAAATCTGTGACCAGACGGTCGGGTGTGGTATATGTGAGGGGGGTAAAATCAGATGTTCGGGTGCGGAAACTCATGTTTCTGGTTCTCCTTTGGGATTGAGAGGGCGACTCAATAAGTTGATTTTTAGAGCATTTTCCGGTACTATGTCATTTATCATACAAAAATTTTATGTTTGGGTAAACAGCCTATTCTCACTTCTTATATGACTTCTCTAATCGTTTTTGTCAAAAATCCAATTCCCGGAGCGGTTAAGACCCGGTTGCAGACGCGCTATGCACCCGATCAGGTTGCGGCCCTGTACACCGCGTTTGTGCGCGATGTGCTGGAGCGGGCCGAAAGTATCGATGTTGATCGACGGGTGATCGCTTTTGATCCGTCCGATGCAAGGTCTGAGGTTTGCGCGCTTTTTGGTGGGGGGATGAAGGCGCTATGGGAGTTCGTTCCTCAGGTGCAGGATGATCTTGGTGTTCGTATGCGAGAAGCTCTTGTTCAAGAACTCGACGCTGGTGCATCGGCAGCCGTTCTCATTGGTACGGATATTCCCTCTCTTCCAGCCAGCCATATTACACAGGCATTCGATTTGCTGCGTGCAAAGGATGTTGTTTTAGGTCCGAGTATAGATGGTGGATACTATCTCGTTGGTGTTTCAAAATCTACGCCGGAGATTTTTGAGGATGTGGAATGGAGCACGCCCGGGGTTCTGGCGCAGACTATTGACCGCGTTCAGTGTGCTGGACATACGCTCGGTCTCGTTCCTCCCTGGTTTGATGTCGATACGCCCGATGAACTCGATCTTCTTCTCGCCCATGCGCGTGCGACAATACTCGCTACGGGCATAGATCCCTTACCGCATACCCATGTCTGTTTGTCGAACTTGACTTGATCTTTTTGGGCGCGTATCTTGCGCAGTCATCATTTCGAGATAGGAGTTCTGAATGATTATTCGCTACATTTTTGTGCTTTTCTTTGCTTTCTCTTGTCTGCATCCCGCAATCGCTCAGGAGCGCTATAAATTTGCTTTTGTCACGCATGGGGGACCGGGAAATCCATTCTGGAATGTCGTGATCAAGGGGATGGAAGATGCGGCCAGGCGCTATGATGTGGATGTGCAATGGCTGAGCAATCCCACATTTTCAATTGCGGATATGCCCAATTTCCTCGATGACGCTATTGCAAATAAGGTCAATGGTATTGGTATTACGTGTCCGGATCCCGAAGCTATCCGGGAGAGTGTTGTGCGCGCACACGCGGCGGGTATTCCCATTATTGTGCTCAATACGGCGGATCCCAATGCGGGGGGGGGTGATGCATTGCCCACGCAATTTTACGTGGGTGCCAGCGAGTATCTCGGCGGTCAGTCCAATGCAAGAGCTATTCTCGCGGAGGCGGAAAAGCGCGGGATAGCGGTTC encodes:
- a CDS encoding HEAT repeat domain-containing protein, giving the protein MSFRTRTSDFTPLTYTTPDRLVTDFASRGIVILAPEDLGIPAEIHKRVYDHEKKALSEKKRVTTGIIPDVLEVLNAPGLVSACDQLAGKNWAIVPFTHNAVFTSGPRDQHWHKDDNGPYNSRKQRHHQAVQLEMLYYPQDVKAEMGPTATIPYSQYWTFNHEENHDNFAGADHLDFAYFFDMQSEHVSGPQSKYDIEDIVNQRTAHDIRMRDAVTDTQWPLVLPFEAGPLRAGSVVIYSHNTFHRGNHRRDDWRTWEDNPRFMWRFWLYRTTDPSPNGLTTAVPMNDLGIDPITSVNLSEAPDDATEVWRYHHHWIKTGQAPPPRPESKSASQTEKERAAKALFEQLHAKYDEAEPVRIGAAYKLASIGDPALATKFLGRALYTDRENVRRAATYGLIAVGPDATDTLIEATRSPIKWIRKAGVYGLGDASHLTKDVLDAVTTCLHNDSSVYVRSVAAGTLGCLGRRAVATGKGTDLIPACIDALLQSLSREENRPGMDKAQKRSIKFVRPTDDCDVCEGSGVDFGLDRFDPVRSTVRENALWSIVILCSHGAKILGNTLEPTIETLKDIVRTDKNVIDVGFAMDALIRLVKLSPNEVPQINRKNLLNILKELPVHSWETFIRGGLSLDTVSELNQP
- a CDS encoding TIGR04282 family arsenosugar biosynthesis glycosyltransferase, which gives rise to MTSLIVFVKNPIPGAVKTRLQTRYAPDQVAALYTAFVRDVLERAESIDVDRRVIAFDPSDARSEVCALFGGGMKALWEFVPQVQDDLGVRMREALVQELDAGASAAVLIGTDIPSLPASHITQAFDLLRAKDVVLGPSIDGGYYLVGVSKSTPEIFEDVEWSTPGVLAQTIDRVQCAGHTLGLVPPWFDVDTPDELDLLLAHARATILATGIDPLPHTHVCLSNLT